The genomic region CACTGGTATTGGCGATCGCCTCAGTCCGAGAAAGCAATAACCAAACTTCCATTCTATTACAACTGCATCCAACAGGAAACGAGGCAACTTTACCCGCTCATTTAGAATTAATTCTTCGCGATCGCACGGGACAAACCATTCTGACCACGGCAACCGAAAATAGCAACAGTAATATTTTGCAACTAGAGATTAAAGGCCATCCTGGAGAAGAATTTACTCTGAATATTTCGCGAGAAAATGATACAATAACTAAACGGTTTGTCATCTAAATCACCCCAGTCCCGAAAAGCTGATGGCGAAGTTAGTCATACTGATGTTGCAAGACGGCAACTTCGATCGAGGATTTCAAGCCCTCTTACAAATTCGGGGTGACAACCCGCCGACGGAAACGCAAATTCAAATCCCCGGAACCCTACCGCCAGCACCAGAAATTCCGGCATTGCTCGATCGATGGCGGTCTAGCTTTCGATCGCTCAACATGGCTCGCATCGAAGCGATTTCAACTCAAATAGTCAGACCCGACCCGCAGGTCGCTGGCGAGTTAGCCGATCGCCTAAATGAATGGCTCAATTCCGGGGATAAAAAATGGCGACAAATTCGCGATTTACTACTACAAAATAGTCACGAACAACTCCGCATTCTCCTAGAAACCGAAGATATTCACTTACGGCGTTTACCGTGGCAGGCTTGGGATTTATTTTCGACGGGGAATTACAAACAAACCGATCTGGCGTTCAGTCCGCGCAGCTACCAACAACCGCAGCCCTCTTTTTCTCAAAGTCAAGCGGTCAGAGTTTTAGCGGTTTTTGGATATGCAAAACATCTGAAATTGGAACTGGATCGACAAGTTTTAGAAGACTTGGGCGATCGCCAAGCAGACATCGAGATTTTGCAACAGCCGTCTGCGGAAGAACTGCGCCACTTATTGCGTCAAAAAAGCTGGCATGTTTTCTTTTTTGCCGGACATTCACAAAGTGACGCCAATGGAGAAATCGGCAAATTCAAGCTCAATGAAAGGGAGTGGATGGAAATTGTCGATTTAAAAAACTCTCTAGATTGGGCCATTAATAAAAATGGATTGCAATTAGCCATTTTCAACTCTTGCGACGGCTTGGGATTGGCGAATCAACTGGCACAATTGCACTTACCGCAAAGCATTGTCATGCGCGAACCCGTCCCCGACGAAGTCGCGACCCAATTTTTACAAGAATTTCTTAGAGCTTTTGCGAATCGCGAGTCTTTTTACGTCTCCGTTCGCTATGCGAGAGGAGCTTTAGAAGATACCTTTCACCATCAGTATCCTGGGGTAAGTTGGTTACCCGTAATTTGCCAAAATCCGGCAGGAATTCCCCCCCATTGGGAGGGATGGTTAAACCCCCAAAGATCGACCGTCAATTCGCCCGTCAATGTCGATGGTTTTCCTCCGCTAACGGTCACTCGCGAGCAAAGTGACGCAGCGATCGATCGCGCGGCGATCGCGCGATCGCCATTGACGCCAAAACAATTAATTGAAATCGGATTTAGTTTATCTGTCATTAGTACTGTATCATTATTAGCCAGTTATGTTTGGGGAACGAGCGATCCTTGGATTCAAACCTTTGGCGATCGCGGTTGGAC from Oxynema aestuarii AP17 harbors:
- a CDS encoding CHAT domain-containing protein: MAKLVILMLQDGNFDRGFQALLQIRGDNPPTETQIQIPGTLPPAPEIPALLDRWRSSFRSLNMARIEAISTQIVRPDPQVAGELADRLNEWLNSGDKKWRQIRDLLLQNSHEQLRILLETEDIHLRRLPWQAWDLFSTGNYKQTDLAFSPRSYQQPQPSFSQSQAVRVLAVFGYAKHLKLELDRQVLEDLGDRQADIEILQQPSAEELRHLLRQKSWHVFFFAGHSQSDANGEIGKFKLNEREWMEIVDLKNSLDWAINKNGLQLAIFNSCDGLGLANQLAQLHLPQSIVMREPVPDEVATQFLQEFLRAFANRESFYVSVRYARGALEDTFHHQYPGVSWLPVICQNPAGIPPHWEGWLNPQRSTVNSPVNVDGFPPLTVTREQSDAAIDRAAIARSPLTPKQLIEIGFSLSVISTVSLLASYVWGTSDPWIQTFGDRGWTIEMARGMLLIVGIIYLIGTKFSREAAEVFAFRSPSNDPYEILNLFRWFVRVFSFAIAILLLDHHLWTGPEELKSLVESTGSDWLNYRLPYLLYLPYSTINFALTVWLFAGGSYAAIEDLLDLRSQSLNLKNKLELINEENVKDDRACQYILDAFKIYCYDVIYLAKRYTSLFSGLATAILFETIASRSVFGQDTLSESAKAWFWVGAIVVAIVLLIIFWGFSHYETVFQQTSHCLSKFEVNYQQFEKENNSFNVLRRISRSNLSMYLGVLMFLISIGLMFWLPV